In one window of Juglans regia cultivar Chandler chromosome 3, Walnut 2.0, whole genome shotgun sequence DNA:
- the LOC109020089 gene encoding sulfite exporter TauE/SafE family protein 2-like isoform X1 — MKNHSLPWFVLPLILFIILNHSHAKQTESISYDLRFDQLINKLYQWRNHQTQSQEAQLKLSTPVVLAGVLCFIAASISSAGGIGGGGLFIPILTIVAGVDLKTASSFSAFMVTGGSVANVMCNLCTTSSKFGGKILIDFDIALLSEPCMLLGVSIGVICNLVFPEWLITMLFAAFLAWSTSKTCKNGVLHWKMESEELRRNECEKLENGLVKDGTFDESEGIKTAKEPLLGVKGGCKLRFPRMKMGVLVLVWFSFFGLYLLRGDRHGQGMIQIEPCGAAYWIISSFQIPLAVIFTSWILCKKERVKSQGSDHEVLEKKDEEGLIRDGPSRKLLFPRMALLAGILGGVFGIGGGMLISPLLLQVGIAPEITAATCSFMVFFSSTMSALQYVMLGMEDTHTALIFAVICFAASLLGLGVVQSAVRQYGRASLIVFSVSIVMALSTVLMTSFGALDVWRNYVSGKYMGFKLPC; from the exons ATGAAGAACCATAGTCTTCCATGGTTTGTTCTTCCCCTTATCCTTTTCATCATCCTCAATCATTCTCATGCAAAGCAAACAGAATCCATATCCTATGACCTCAGATTTGACCAATTAATAAACAAACTATATCAATGGAGGAATCACCAAACACAGTCCCAAGAAGCCCAGCTGAAATTATCAACCCCTGTTGTTCTGGCAGGAGTTCTTTGCTTCATAGCTGCCTCTATATCTAGTGCAGGAGGGATTGGTGGTGGTGGGCTTTTCATACCCATACTGACTATAGTGGCAGGCGTAGACCTCAAGACAGCCTCAAGTTTCTCAGCTTTCATGGTCACAGGTGGGTCAGTTGCAAATGTTATGTGCAACTTGTGCACCACCAGTTCCAAGTTTGGTGGCAAGATTTTGATTGACTTTGATATAGCACTGCTTTCAGAGCCATGTATGTTATTAGGAGTGAGTATAGGTGTGATTTGCAACCTCGTGTTCCCAGAATGGCTTATTACTATGCTTTTTGCTGCTTTTCTTGCTTGGTCCACCTCAAAGACCTGTAAAAATGGCGTTTTGCATTGGAAAATGGAGTCTGAAGAGCTGAGGAGAAATGAGtgtgaaaaattagaaaacGGGTTGGTTAAAGATGGGACTTTTGATGAAAGCGAAGGGATCAAAACTGCAAAAGAACCTCTTTTGGGTGTGAAAGGAGGCTGCAAATTGAGGTTTCCAAGGATGAAAATGGGGGTCTTGGTTCTGGTCtggttttccttctttggtCTCTATCTTCTTCGTGGCGATCGGCATGGTCAG GGTATGATTCAAATAGAACCTTGTGGAGCAGCTTACTGGATTATCTCATCATTCCAAATTCCTTTGGCCGTGATTTTCACCTCTTGGATCCTCTGCAAGAAGGAAAGAGTTAAAAGTCAGGGTTCGGACCATGAGGTGCTTGAAAAAAAA GACGAAGAAGGACTGATTAGAGATGGACCATCAAGAAAACTTCTCTTCCCACGAATGGCATTATTAGCAGGGATTTTGGGAGGTGTCTTTGGAATTGGAGGTGGAATGCTCATAAGCCCACTTCTTCTTCAGGTTGGAATAGCACCCGAG ATAACAGCGGCGACTTGTTCTTTCATGGTTTTCTTCTCATCTACCATGTCGGCATTGCAGTATGTAATGTTAGGAATGGAAGATACGCACACTGCCCTTATCTTTGCTGTCATCTGTTTCGCCGCTTCACTTCTCGGATTGGGGGTGGTGCAGAGCGCAGTTCGTCAATATGGTAGGGCATCTCTCATCGTGTTCTCAGTCAGCATTGTGATGGCTTTGAGTACCGTTCTGATGACGAGCTTTGGAGCTCTTGATGTTTGGAGGAACTATGTGTCTGGGAAATACATGGGGTTCAAATTACCCTGTTAA
- the LOC109020092 gene encoding thioredoxin-like protein CXXS1, with translation MEGQGEEQHPKSRIVKVDSLESWDFYVGQATTQGCPIVVHFTAAWCMPSVAMNPFLEELASSYPDVLFLTLDVDEVKEVATKLEIKAMPTFWVMRNGAPFDKLVGANPEEIRKRIDSFVQSIRVNAAA, from the exons ATGGAAGGCCAAGGCGAAGAGCAGCATCCCAAGTCCAGAATTGTTAAGGTTGACTCTTTGGAGTCATGGGACTTCTATGTTGGCCAAGCCACCACTCAAGGCTGCCCT ATTGTTGTGCACTTCACTGCTGCATGGTGTATGCCTTCAGTGGCTATGAACCCGTTTCTTGAGGAATTGGCTTCAAGCTACCCTGATGTTCTGTTTCTCACACTTGATGTCGATGAGGTTAAG GAGGTTGCAACTAAATTGGAGATAAAGGCCATGCCCACATTTTGGGTGATGAGAAACGGTGCTCCGTTTGACAAACTTGTCGGTGCCAATCCAGAGGAGATAAGGAAAAGGATAGATAGTTTTGTGCAGTCCATTCGTGTAAATGCAGCAGCATAA
- the LOC109020089 gene encoding sulfite exporter TauE/SafE family protein 2-like isoform X2 yields MKNHSLPWFVLPLILFIILNHSHAKQTESISYDLRFDQLINKLYQWRNHQTQSQEAQLKLSTPVVLAGVLCFIAASISSAGGIGGGGLFIPILTIVAGVDLKTASSFSAFMVTGGSVANVMCNLCTTSSKFGGKILIDFDIALLSEPCMLLGVSIGVICNLVFPEWLITMLFAAFLAWSTSKTCKNGVLHWKMESEELRRNECEKLENGLVKDGTFDESEGIKTAKEPLLGVKGGCKLRFPRMKMGVLVLVWFSFFGLYLLRGDRHGQGMIQIEPCGAAYWIISSFQIPLAVIFTSWILCKKERVKSQGSDHEDEEGLIRDGPSRKLLFPRMALLAGILGGVFGIGGGMLISPLLLQVGIAPEITAATCSFMVFFSSTMSALQYVMLGMEDTHTALIFAVICFAASLLGLGVVQSAVRQYGRASLIVFSVSIVMALSTVLMTSFGALDVWRNYVSGKYMGFKLPC; encoded by the exons ATGAAGAACCATAGTCTTCCATGGTTTGTTCTTCCCCTTATCCTTTTCATCATCCTCAATCATTCTCATGCAAAGCAAACAGAATCCATATCCTATGACCTCAGATTTGACCAATTAATAAACAAACTATATCAATGGAGGAATCACCAAACACAGTCCCAAGAAGCCCAGCTGAAATTATCAACCCCTGTTGTTCTGGCAGGAGTTCTTTGCTTCATAGCTGCCTCTATATCTAGTGCAGGAGGGATTGGTGGTGGTGGGCTTTTCATACCCATACTGACTATAGTGGCAGGCGTAGACCTCAAGACAGCCTCAAGTTTCTCAGCTTTCATGGTCACAGGTGGGTCAGTTGCAAATGTTATGTGCAACTTGTGCACCACCAGTTCCAAGTTTGGTGGCAAGATTTTGATTGACTTTGATATAGCACTGCTTTCAGAGCCATGTATGTTATTAGGAGTGAGTATAGGTGTGATTTGCAACCTCGTGTTCCCAGAATGGCTTATTACTATGCTTTTTGCTGCTTTTCTTGCTTGGTCCACCTCAAAGACCTGTAAAAATGGCGTTTTGCATTGGAAAATGGAGTCTGAAGAGCTGAGGAGAAATGAGtgtgaaaaattagaaaacGGGTTGGTTAAAGATGGGACTTTTGATGAAAGCGAAGGGATCAAAACTGCAAAAGAACCTCTTTTGGGTGTGAAAGGAGGCTGCAAATTGAGGTTTCCAAGGATGAAAATGGGGGTCTTGGTTCTGGTCtggttttccttctttggtCTCTATCTTCTTCGTGGCGATCGGCATGGTCAG GGTATGATTCAAATAGAACCTTGTGGAGCAGCTTACTGGATTATCTCATCATTCCAAATTCCTTTGGCCGTGATTTTCACCTCTTGGATCCTCTGCAAGAAGGAAAGAGTTAAAAGTCAGGGTTCGGACCATGAG GACGAAGAAGGACTGATTAGAGATGGACCATCAAGAAAACTTCTCTTCCCACGAATGGCATTATTAGCAGGGATTTTGGGAGGTGTCTTTGGAATTGGAGGTGGAATGCTCATAAGCCCACTTCTTCTTCAGGTTGGAATAGCACCCGAG ATAACAGCGGCGACTTGTTCTTTCATGGTTTTCTTCTCATCTACCATGTCGGCATTGCAGTATGTAATGTTAGGAATGGAAGATACGCACACTGCCCTTATCTTTGCTGTCATCTGTTTCGCCGCTTCACTTCTCGGATTGGGGGTGGTGCAGAGCGCAGTTCGTCAATATGGTAGGGCATCTCTCATCGTGTTCTCAGTCAGCATTGTGATGGCTTTGAGTACCGTTCTGATGACGAGCTTTGGAGCTCTTGATGTTTGGAGGAACTATGTGTCTGGGAAATACATGGGGTTCAAATTACCCTGTTAA
- the LOC109020090 gene encoding transcription factor ILR3-like isoform X2, protein MSSQGSGNSRWVVFDDYAFMEDIPVPSLLDPTAFASPTWPPHLSFPASTSLSVENGGSFLNSDCLKEIGSRKRVRYESCSISSSKACREKMRRDRLNDRFLELSSILDPGRHPKMDKAVILGDAVRMVSQLRGEAQKLKESKENLLEKINELKEEKNELRDEKQRLKTEKEKIEVQAKALSSQSGG, encoded by the exons ATGAGTTCTCAGGGAAGTGGAAATTCCCGTTGGGTGGTATTCGATGATTACGCTTTCATGGAGGACATCCCAGTCCCCTCTCTTCTCGACCCCACCGCTTTTGCTTCTCCTACTTGGCCGCCTCATCTCTCTTTCCCTGCCTCCACCTCTCTCAG TGTGGAGAATGGAGGTTCATTTCTGAATTCAGACTGTCTCAAGGAAATTGGCTCTCGAAAAAG GGTGAGGTATGAATCATGCAGTATATCTAGTTCAAAAGCATGCAGAGAGAAAATGCGGAGGGATAGACTGAATGACAG GTTCCTGGAATTGAGTTCAATCCTGGACCCTGGAAGACATCCCAAAATGGACAAGGCTGTTATATTGGGCGATGCTGTGCGAATGGTGTCTCAATTACGAGGTGAAGCCCAGAAGTTGAAGGAGTCGAAGGAGAATCTGCTGGAGAAGATTAATGAATTGAAG gaagaaaAGAATGAGCTTCGTGATGAGAAACAGAGGCTAAAGACAGAGAAAGAGAAGATTGAGGTGCAAGCAAAAGCTCTGAGTTCTCAATCAGGAG GGTAA
- the LOC109020090 gene encoding transcription factor ILR3-like isoform X1: MSSQGSGNSRWVVFDDYAFMEDIPVPSLLDPTAFASPTWPPHLSFPASTSLSVENGGSFLNSDCLKEIGSRKRVRYESCSISSSKACREKMRRDRLNDRFLELSSILDPGRHPKMDKAVILGDAVRMVSQLRGEAQKLKESKENLLEKINELKEEKNELRDEKQRLKTEKEKIEVQAKALSSQSGGLPHYSAIPATFSAPGQFIGNKPVPFIGYPGVSMWQFMPPSSFDTSQDHVLRPPVA, from the exons ATGAGTTCTCAGGGAAGTGGAAATTCCCGTTGGGTGGTATTCGATGATTACGCTTTCATGGAGGACATCCCAGTCCCCTCTCTTCTCGACCCCACCGCTTTTGCTTCTCCTACTTGGCCGCCTCATCTCTCTTTCCCTGCCTCCACCTCTCTCAG TGTGGAGAATGGAGGTTCATTTCTGAATTCAGACTGTCTCAAGGAAATTGGCTCTCGAAAAAG GGTGAGGTATGAATCATGCAGTATATCTAGTTCAAAAGCATGCAGAGAGAAAATGCGGAGGGATAGACTGAATGACAG GTTCCTGGAATTGAGTTCAATCCTGGACCCTGGAAGACATCCCAAAATGGACAAGGCTGTTATATTGGGCGATGCTGTGCGAATGGTGTCTCAATTACGAGGTGAAGCCCAGAAGTTGAAGGAGTCGAAGGAGAATCTGCTGGAGAAGATTAATGAATTGAAG gaagaaaAGAATGAGCTTCGTGATGAGAAACAGAGGCTAAAGACAGAGAAAGAGAAGATTGAGGTGCAAGCAAAAGCTCTGAGTTCTCAATCAGGAGGTTTGCCTCATTATTCTGCAATCCCAGCTACATTTTCTGCCCCAGGCCAATTTATTGGCAACAAGCCAGTGCCATTTATTGGGTATCCTGGAGTTTCCATGTGGCAGTTCATGCCACCATCTTCTTTTGATACCTCACAAGACCATGTTCTTCGCCCCCCAGTTGCATGA